The Amphiura filiformis chromosome 13, Afil_fr2py, whole genome shotgun sequence genome segment GAGGACTCCAAGGAGCGTAATTTCTCTGTATTTTTACAATCATTTTTCTTTGATAATTACCCATCTTTATTTTAATGATACCTATAGAAATGGGCGCTACCTTCTTGAAAAACAGAATGCCGGTTGACGAGGGTCCTATTGGCATGCTTAATATTGATACATTGTTGGTTATTTTCAACTTCTTGTCTTTATACGAGAAATTAATCGCAATGAGGTAAGATAGTGATACTATTCAATGAGGTATAATGCTGATAGAAATTGATcggcaaaagtgatgcatgctgggaacgaAAAGGGCTCTAATTCGCGATCTCAGGTGACGAATTCgatagcttttgagcccttttcattcccagcatgcatcacgtatgccgatcgctatcagcaatataccttcaAGTGATAATAAGAAGCAAAATGTAAACTTATGATCCTCTTGCCATAAAGGTTTGTACTAGAATGtcttcatttttacactatttgagGGGTTATGGTGTTGAAATATTCTTGGGGTTGGTTTTAGTgggttgagttagcaaaccatCTCATTAAGAGGTTTGTAGGGGTTCAGCCATCCTAACCCCGCATAGATCACACTGATTAGGGGTTATTCATAATAGACTGCCCCTTAAGGGTATCTGCAGAGTATCATTGTGGTGAGGCATTGTAGGCTATCCCTTGCCCAATAATATGTGAGTAGATTACATTTTTGAtggtagctctgaaaagagtcgtttatAGTAGGCGCCTTTTTTCCTACTGAGGAATCGCTGGCTCAGAAAGAGCTGTGACCCTGACAAAATCTGTAGACTGTCCCTTGCCTTCAAATATTTGTTGTACAAAGCAGACAGTCTGAACCGACTGCCTGCCAAGGAAATATTGCCGGGCCAGGAAGCATGTTGACTGCGCAGGCAACATGGACTTTGGTTACTCCTCCGAATTTGCTTTTTAACACATGAGCTATATACATAAATTGACAATTTCAACgggaagaaaattatttaattAACCAGATTATTTCTAACggctttttgaaaattattattatgaagACTTATCAAGGAATTTTTTTATAATATCTATTTGTATTTTCATATAGGGTAAGCAAGGAATGGCATCTTATAATCAAAAACCATGCCTGGACTGTCATCGACTTCAGAGACACAGGTCCTACCAGAAAAGTAAAAAAGTCTAGTAGAATATTCAGACGGTTTGTATCGCAAAATGGACCAAACACATTTGAGTACCGAGAGTATGGCAATGAATGGAAATTTCCAATGCACGAAAATAACGTGTTAAAGTTCTTGACTCTTTATGCTGGTAAAGAGTTGCAAGAGATTCGTCTATCTGTAGCCAGCGATGAAATCATGAGCTATTTGCGCATGAACTGTCCAAATATAAAGACTCTTGGGATACGTGTCGATCAAAAGGTAAAGTCCAATGCGAACTATTTAGTTCCTAGCGAAGACCCGTATCAGCAGCTTCCAAAATTGCAACAATTGAATCTGACATGGCCCACATACTTCAGATGGTATTCAACTGAAATGAATTGTTATAAAAAAATCATTCAATTGTTACACAAATGTAATTTACGATACATAAGCCTTCAAGAGGTCGACCTATATTTCTTATCCATGTTGAAGAAGATGTCACCTGGAACATTAACAAGTGTACGTGAGATGGAATTAAACTTTGGGTTTAGCAGCGAACAGGAGGTGGCTGATGAGATATTGTCCTCAACAGTAGGGTGCATGACATCATTAACATGCTTCAAAATCACCGGTGAGCCACTTGGTCGATATCGTGAGATCGATAGTGACAGACTTTTAGCATCAATCGCACACTTGACACatctgaaaatgttgaccttgcgAAGGGTGCGCTATTCGACAGAAGCATTTAAGATGATGATACAGGGATTGCCtaatctagaaacacttgaaATAGGAGGAAAATCCGTGACGTCATCGGTGGTTAGATTGATCAGCATTCatcttaagaaaattaaatcgttACAGTTGTCCCCGCATAGTTTGATGTTGTCAAAGTATTCTTCTGAAAGTTTACAATCTCTTTCACACCACCCCACACTAGAACACCTTGCGGTCAAACAGACATATGATGAGAAAAATCAGTCAAATTGGGTTGAGCGAATATATGACATATTGGTTACACTTCCTAAGATCAAAAATGTGACACTAACAGGATGCAATTTAGTTTCTTGTTTTAAACAAGCTTCGTATCCAATTATACAATGTGCAGAAATTGAAGTGATcctatattgttattattttgctTTTGCAGTACCTGTGACTTCTAACATATTGAAGTCAGAGAATATTCTAAAATATTGAAGCAATGTATTATACAAGAGATGGGTTTGAACCTTGAAGTAGTTTAACTGACAAAGCAAGAATAGGATTTGTAATAATTTACACAAGATAAAGTGTGAGTTGTTTatacatataaaaatatacaaatataacaAAGGCAAATAAATgcacatgaatacctaattatTAATCTGTATCATATCTTCACGAAACTCaatattacttttttttatcTAACTCCAGAAAATCTATTTAATTATTAATATGTATATATCATCCTGAAACTCAATATTACTTCTTTATGAAACTTGAGAAATTATATTTAATCCTGTAGTCGGTATTTGGAATGACTTTTTTACTTCCAAACCTACACAATAATCGACACAATTCCACTTATCCCAAGTATTTTTATATTCTGCTATCGATATTTAATACGTGTACACGTATCCGAGGTTTCTGGAGAGTGATTTTGTTTATTAAAGGAGCATCCAtaacttcatttcatttcaaaacattCTTAGTCCCAACCAATTTAGATTCAGGCAAAACCGATCAACCCATGGCAATTAAAGAATTTTATAATATAATTACCCAGAatttatctataataaattaccgagTGCCACACAGGCATAATAGTAATTGACGATAATCTCATTCAATGTATGCCTCTGATTAGCGCATGTGTAGCATTAAATGTTCATTTTTCAAAGTTTTATCCATTTGTTATTATGCTATTATCTTATACCTGTAATGTTGTGGAAATTCGGTCGactcacaatacgatgcgcctccagcggtcatTGGGGAAAGGCTGAAATACGCAGTGCATATTGGAAAAAATGTTGACATCCAAAGCCAGCGTAACACGAATTCAACACAGGAACAAGTCATTTTGTGTGTAAAtgtcaatattattatattacacGCGAATGTACACTAAACAGAAGTTTATAATAAATGTAGTAGATCCGTTTTCGGTCCACGGAATCCGTTGTGGAGCTGGTTTTAGCATTATTACtatcacactcgcgtaaaaaCCCAATGGTGGCTAGGaaggcgatgtcgaccctggaggtcaaagtttggactagctagagcaaccgttggcggcgcattgtattgtgaatcgcgagaattgttTTAATGACATATAATTCTAGATATACCTACTGGTTATCACTATTTCGCagtatatgttgttatcatggctATATGTctattcaataaagtcaaatgggtttcttaatatcacgaatagtCATTTTGAAAGCCAGGGGCAAGTGAGGGAGtgacgactgagatacttcattttacgtggaagagcaggttgtctATTCCCCttcattcgtcaacacttacagtctaggttgacgactgagatacttcattttacgtggaagagcaggttgtctATTCCCCttcattcgtcaacacttacagtctaggttgacgactgagatacttcattttaCGTTGAAGTGTATGCTGTCCattctccctcattcgtcaacacttactgtctgggttgacgactgagatacttcatttttacgtggaagagcaggttgtccattctccctcattcgtcaacactttctgtctgggttgacgactgagatacttcatttttacgtggaagagcaggttgtccattctcCCGCATTCGTCAACTCTTACTGTCTGGGTTGaagactgagatacttcatttttagtggaagagcaggttgtctATTTtcggtgtatccttcgtgtaagagagcacgaaatttATTTCATTTAGAATGCTCTTATCATTGGTTCATGTTAATGTCAATGTAAGAATAAGTATGATGCCCAATGTGAACCTGTATCAATTAACAGCAAAGCATACTGAAAATGATAACGCAGTTAAAGAATATAGGAGTTATAGCTCCTTACGGAACAtcatagtttaaaaaaattattaaaggtATGTCATGTTTAGTATTATTTCAGTATTTATTCCTGGGACTGTGACAGTGTGCCAGACAAGGCATTCACTAGTTATTAAAGTGTCAATGTGTCAGCTAAACATTACTTTCATGTGTGAGTCAATGTGTTTGCCACTTTGAAAACTTTGTTAACTTAAGTAAGTCTTTCTTCCGTGTCCTGTGACAATGTGCCAGACAATCCTATCATTACATGAAACATTAATACTTCGTATGTTCTGGCCCTTCTTTCATGGCACATTAACACCAGGTTAGCTCATTATTACTTCTATGTGTCAATGTGTCAGACACTTCGTTAACTTCCGTAATTACTTTTACGTGAATGTCTTGTTTTGAACTATTTCCTGCCACTGcaacactgtgccaggcaagctgATTATGTGTCAATGTGTCAGACACTTAAAGActttgttaatcatgttaatctccTGTACTTCTTTTGTGCTCTTTCTTCCCGGTACTGTGACggtgtgccaggcaagccaatcattacGGTGTGTCAATGTGTCAGACACTAAAAGACTATGTTAACTTCCGTACTTCTCTTGTGCTCATTCTTCCTGACAGTGTGCCAAGCAAACCGATCATTTCCTTTTCATGCGTGCCAATGAGTATGTTTTTAGTTATTTCTtactggcactgtgacactggcAAGCAAGCCAACTTTACTTTCATGTGTGAGTCAATGTATGTTTGTTTTATGCTCTTTCTTTCTAGCACTGCGACAGTGTGCCAGGCAAGCTgatcattactttcacgtgtgtgtaAATGGTCAGACACTTTTAAGACTTCTTTAACTTATGTTTTAACTAATTTAATTTCTTGTCACTGTTACAGTGTCtcaggcaagccaatcattactTTCACAAGTTATTATTTTTAGGTAGTTCTTCCTGGCATTGCATCACTGTGTCAGGAAAGCCGATCATTAGGGTGTGTCTAACTAAAAGACTAAGTTCGCTTCTGTACCTCTTTTGTGCTCTTTCTTCCTGGCACTACGACAGCGTGCCAGGCAACCCACTTTCATGTGTGTCAATGTATCAGACCGCTcagtgccaggcaagcatatcattaattttacatgtatgctctttagctatttcttcctggcactgagacactgtgccaggcaagcatatcattacttttacatgtatgctctttagctatttcttcctggcactgtgacactgtgccaggcaagcatatcattacttttacatgtatgctctttagctatttattcctggcactgtgacactgtgccaggcaagcatatcattacttttacatgtatactCTTTACCTATTCCTTCCTggtactgtgacactgtgccaggcaagcatatcattacttttacatgtatactCTTTAGccatttcttcctggcactgtgacgctgtgccaggcaagcatatcattacttttatatGTATACTCTTTAGCTATttattcctggcactgtgacactgatCTTTGCCAGGCACTGTGAACTgtgcatatcattacttttacatataTACTCTTTAGCTATttattcctggcactgtgacgctgtgccaggcaagcatatcattacttttacatgtgtgATCTTTAGccatttcttcctggcactgtgacactgtgccaggcaagcatatcattacttttacatataTACTCTTTAGCTATTTATTCCTGGCACTGTGatactgtgccaggcaagcatatcattacttttacatgtatgctctttagctatttcttcctggcactgtgacactgtgccaggcaagcttatatcattacttttacatgtatgctctttagctatttctttggcactgtgacactgtgcaagcatatcattactttttgtatgctttttatttcttcctggcactgtgacactgtgccaggcaagcttatcattacttttacatatatgctctttagctatttcatcctggcactgtgacactgtgccaggcaagcatatcattacttttacatataTACTCTTTAGCTATTtcatcctggcactgtgacactgtgccaggcaagcatatcattacttttacatgtgtgATCTTTAGCCATTTCTTCCTGGCAATGTGACACTGTGTCAGGCAAGCTTATCCTTACTTTTACATAtatgctctttagctatttcATCCTggtactgtgacactgtgccaggcaagcatatcattacttttacatgtatactCTTTAGccatttcttcctggcactgtgacgctgtgccaggcaagcatatcattacttttacatgtatactCTTTAGCTATttattcctggcactgtgacactgtgccaggcaagcatatcattacttttacatataTACTCTTTAGCTATttattcctggcactgtgacgctgtgccaggcaagcatatcattacttttacatgtgtgATCTTTAGccatttcttcctggcactgtgccaggcaagcatatcattacttttacatgtatactCTTTAGCTATttattcctggcactgtgacactgtgccaggcaagcatatcattacttttacatataTACTCTTTAGCTATttattcctggcactgtgacgctgtgccaggcaagcatatcattacttttacatgtgtgATCTTTAGccatttcttcctggcactgtgccaggcaagcatatcattacttttacatataTACTCTTTAGCTATTTATTCCTGGCACTGTGatactgtgccaggcaagcatatcattacttttacatgtatgctctttagctatttcttcctggcactgtgacactgtgccaggcaagcatatcattacttttacatgtatgctctttagctatttcttcctggcactgtgacactgtgccaggcaagcatatcattacttttacgtGTATGCtttttagctatttcttcctggcactgtgacactgtgccaggcaagcatgtcattacttttacatgtatactCTTTAGCTATttattcctggcactgtgacgctgtgccaggcaagcatatatcattacttttacatgtatgctttttagctatttcttcctggcactatgacactgtgccaggcaagcatatcagtacttttacatgtatgctctttagctatttcttcctggcactgtgacgctgtgccaggcaagcatatcaaaacttttacatgtatgctctttagctatttcATCCTGGCaatgtgacactgtgccaggcaagcatatcattacttttacatgtataccCTTTAGCTATTTCATCCTGGCGCTGTGCCACTGTACCAGGCAAGCATATCagtacttttacatgtatgctctttagctatttcttcctggcactgtgacgctgtgccaggcaagcatatcaaaacttttacatgtatgctctttagctatttcATCCTGGCaatgtgacactgtgccaggcaagcatatcattacttttacatgtatacgCTTTAGCTATTTCATCCTGGCACTGTGCCACTGtaccaggcaagcatatcattacttttacatgtatactCTTTAGCTATTtcatcctggcactgtgacactgtgccaggcaagcatatcattacacagcgaatttgcaaattcgctgtgttctgtcttttgccaattctttctttcttctttctttctttctggcaacaagctctagctccgcaaggcattggcagatttcaaccatacttgacccaaatgaccattgggctagtgcAAAACTTGCAtatgactttgacctggctgtgacctttgacctagctgcaatggtcaaaaacgtggtttttttgctttttcttagcaaaacgtgacattttgcgtgatttgccacgtttcgccatagctctgctatgctttgaccgattttgaccatacttggtcacaaacaccactgaacatgtccccacatgtgacatgacattgaactccatttgacctttgacctgctcacaatggcaaaaatgtatgctctttagctatttcttcctggcactgtgacactgtgccaggcaagcatatcattacttttacatgtatgctctttaactatttattcctggcactgtgacactgtgccaggcaagcatatcattacttttacatgtatgctctttagctatttcttcctggcactgtgccaggcaagcatatcattacttttacatgtatgctctttagctatttcttcctggcaaTGTGacgctgtgccaggcaagcatatcattacttttacatgtatgctttgtagctatttcttcctggcactgttgtgacactgtgccaggcaagcatatcattacttttacatgtatgctctttagctatttcttcctggcactgtgacattgtgccaggcaagcatatcattatttttacatgtatgttctttagctatttcttcctggcactgtgacactgtaccaggcaagcatatcattacttttacatgtatgctctttagctatttcttcctggcactgtgacactgtgccaggcaagcatatcattacttttacatgtatgttctttagctatttcttcctggcactgtgacactgtgccaggcaagcatatcattacttttacatgtatactctttagctatttcttcctggcactgtgacactgtgccaggcaagcatatcattacttttacatgtatactCTTTAGCTATttattcctggcactgtgacgctgtgccaggcaagcatatcatttcttttacatgtatgctttttagctatttcttcctggcactgtgacactgtgccaggcaagcatatatACTTTTACATATATACTCTTTAGCTATttattcctggcactgtgacgctgtgccaggcaagcatatcattacttttacatgtgtgctctttagctatttcttcctggcactgtgacactgtgccaggcaagcatatcattacttttacatataTACTCTTTAGCTATTTATTCCTGGCACTGTGatactgtgccaggcaagcatatcattacttttacatgtatgctctttagctatttcttcctggcactgtgacactgtgccaggcaagcatatcattacttttacatgtatgctctttagctatttcttcctggcactgtgacactgtgccaggcaagcatatcattacttttacatgtatgctttttagctatttcttcctggcactgtgacactgtgccaggcaagcttatcattacttttacatatatgctctttagctatttcatcctggcactgtgacactgtcccaggcaagcatatcattacttttacatataTACTCTTTAGCTATTTATTCCTGGCACTGTGATACTGTGCCAGGCAAGctatatcattacttttacatgtatgctctttagctatttcttcctggcactgtgacactgtgccaggcaagcatatcattacttttacatgtatgctttttagctatttcttcctggcactgtgacactgtgccaggcaagcatgtcattacttttacatgtatactCTTTAGCTATttattcctggcactgtgacgctgtgccaggcaagcatatcattacttttacatgtatgctttttagctatttcttcctggcactatgacactgtgccaggcaagcatatcagtacttttacatgtatgctctttagctatttcttcctggcactgtgccaggcaagcatatcattacttttacatgtatactCTTTAGCTATttattcctggcactgtgacactgtgccagg includes the following:
- the LOC140168085 gene encoding uncharacterized protein codes for the protein MPLQNSRSMFCRHFEKEIVDRFNLISILSKMGATFLKNRMPVDEGPIGMLNIDTLLVIFNFLSLYEKLIAMRVSKEWHLIIKNHAWTVIDFRDTGPTRKVKKSSRIFRRFVSQNGPNTFEYREYGNEWKFPMHENNVLKFLTLYAGKELQEIRLSVASDEIMSYLRMNCPNIKTLGIRVDQKVKSNANYLVPSEDPYQQLPKLQQLNLTWPTYFRWYSTEMNCYKKIIQLLHKCNLRYISLQEVDLYFLSMLKKMSPGTLTSVREMELNFGFSSEQEVADEILSSTVGCMTSLTCFKITVPVTSNILKSENILKY